The Thermoclostridium stercorarium subsp. stercorarium DSM 8532 genome contains a region encoding:
- a CDS encoding SH3 domain-containing protein, with the protein MPDMLNPSFWVELYEDSDKIIMTSDEIRQFNERNFKALPFLFDFKVLPRMVEGEEVLKWINGLSTVPASARYDESGNRYQQKDYDKLKENLNKGKIAESMNVAYGFTVKRTQMRTWPSFKKSFPDAASRRIDYFTETAVYAAEPVQIYHISADGHWYFARVYNYRGWIPAGDIALCPAEELEKYLNFSDFLVVKGPKIYIPESQDLRISGLQLDMGVKLRVLSESSEGYVVNFPVCDDNNGLRFVPITIPFSEDVSRGFPDYTVKNVLIQAFRFLGEPYGWGGMNNAGDCSSFIEDVYRSFGIILPRNSNQQEKLEGFVSFAGKGRMERLKILDSLKPGTPLYMPGHAMMYLGRFNGRYYIIHNVTTIYIKDADGALTPAELNQVSVTPLDIYNSEGNEYIMMLTKAVPVE; encoded by the coding sequence ATGCCGGATATGCTGAATCCGTCTTTTTGGGTGGAATTGTATGAAGACTCTGATAAAATTATTATGACCAGCGACGAAATAAGGCAGTTCAATGAACGGAATTTCAAGGCTCTGCCGTTTCTGTTTGACTTTAAGGTATTGCCCCGAATGGTTGAGGGTGAGGAAGTGCTGAAATGGATAAACGGACTGAGCACAGTGCCTGCGTCAGCGCGGTATGATGAAAGCGGGAATAGGTATCAGCAAAAGGATTATGATAAGCTTAAAGAAAACCTTAATAAAGGGAAAATCGCAGAAAGCATGAATGTTGCATACGGCTTTACGGTAAAACGGACTCAGATGCGCACATGGCCTTCGTTTAAGAAGTCTTTTCCTGATGCTGCAAGCCGGCGGATTGATTATTTTACCGAAACTGCCGTATATGCGGCGGAGCCTGTTCAGATTTATCACATCAGCGCCGACGGACACTGGTATTTTGCCAGGGTTTATAACTACAGGGGATGGATACCTGCGGGGGACATTGCCCTGTGTCCTGCGGAAGAACTGGAAAAATACCTGAATTTCAGTGATTTTCTTGTGGTCAAAGGGCCTAAAATATATATACCGGAATCTCAGGACTTACGGATTTCGGGGCTGCAGCTTGACATGGGTGTTAAGCTTCGGGTTTTGTCCGAGAGTTCGGAGGGCTATGTTGTAAATTTCCCCGTTTGCGATGACAATAACGGTCTTCGTTTTGTTCCGATAACCATACCTTTTTCCGAAGATGTGTCGCGCGGGTTTCCTGATTATACGGTAAAGAACGTGCTGATACAGGCTTTCAGGTTCCTGGGCGAACCCTACGGATGGGGTGGAATGAATAATGCCGGGGACTGCTCTTCTTTCATAGAGGATGTATACCGTTCGTTCGGAATAATTCTTCCTCGGAATTCCAATCAGCAGGAAAAATTGGAGGGCTTTGTGTCCTTTGCCGGGAAAGGCAGAATGGAAAGGCTGAAAATACTTGATTCGTTAAAACCGGGGACACCTTTGTATATGCCCGGGCATGCAATGATGTACCTGGGCAGGTTTAACGGAAGATATTACATAATTCATAATGTTACCACGATATACATAAAAGATGCCGACGGCGCATTGACCCCCGCAGAACTGAATCAGGTTTCGGTAACGCCTCTGGATATATACAACAGCGAGGGAAATGAATACATTATGATGCTTACTAAGGCGGTACCAGTTGAATAG
- a CDS encoding restriction endonuclease, translating into MASSIVCEIISRIIHILYLVKISFLVDGIKCRDDLLYLKLKDFEYAVAEVFRRQGHKVRMSSHFGEGGTGIILDETYYVMVRKDSFHNLVEIEQAKKLAKHMRDNKIYRGMIITLGDFKANTKNYCHTNVIKCINGDELLRMFKSVQRLSAQSVFSK; encoded by the coding sequence TTGGCATCATCAATTGTTTGTGAGATTATAAGCCGGATAATCCACATTCTGTATCTTGTTAAAATCAGTTTTCTGGTGGACGGCATCAAATGCAGGGATGATCTTTTATATTTGAAGCTTAAGGATTTTGAATACGCAGTTGCCGAGGTTTTCAGAAGGCAAGGACATAAAGTCCGCATGTCCAGCCATTTCGGTGAAGGCGGAACGGGGATTATTCTTGACGAAACCTACTATGTAATGGTAAGGAAGGACAGTTTTCACAATCTTGTAGAAATAGAACAGGCTAAAAAGCTCGCCAAACATATGAGGGACAACAAAATTTACCGCGGAATGATAATCACTTTAGGGGATTTTAAAGCCAATACGAAAAATTACTGTCATACAAATGTCATAAAATGCATAAACGGCGACGAGCTGTTACGAATGTTTAAAAGCGTTCAGCGTCTGTCAGCCCAGTCGGTTTTTTCAAAATAG
- a CDS encoding ABC transporter ATP-binding protein, translating to MENVIVIKDLKKVYRMGQEKVYALNGIDLEVKKGEICCLFGTSGSGKTTLLNMVAGLEKPTKGSVIVKGIHVEKLNEKQLAKFRQQYIGFIFQSYNLLPNMTALENVTLPLIFKGYPKKLRTREALKMLKAVGLEHRVNHKPNQMSGGQQQRVSIARAFVEKPEIILADEPTGNLDSKTTIEIMNLISEMAEKYGQTILIVSHDTEAAAYADRIVHMRDGMIEKIEVKDKYYKKFGLKECASNA from the coding sequence ATGGAAAACGTAATTGTAATCAAAGATCTTAAAAAAGTCTACCGTATGGGACAGGAGAAGGTATATGCCCTTAATGGTATAGATCTTGAAGTGAAAAAGGGTGAAATATGTTGCCTTTTCGGTACTTCAGGATCGGGAAAGACAACCCTTCTCAATATGGTGGCGGGTTTGGAAAAGCCCACTAAAGGGAGTGTCATAGTCAAGGGGATTCATGTGGAAAAGCTGAATGAGAAGCAGCTTGCGAAATTCAGGCAGCAATATATAGGTTTTATATTCCAGTCATATAACCTTCTGCCGAATATGACCGCCCTTGAAAATGTTACACTGCCGCTGATATTTAAGGGATACCCTAAAAAGCTCAGAACCAGGGAAGCATTGAAAATGCTGAAAGCTGTTGGGCTTGAACACAGGGTTAACCACAAGCCAAACCAGATGAGCGGTGGTCAGCAGCAGCGCGTAAGTATAGCCCGCGCTTTTGTGGAAAAGCCGGAGATTATACTTGCGGACGAACCTACCGGAAATCTGGATTCAAAAACCACAATTGAAATAATGAATTTGATATCCGAAATGGCTGAAAAATACGGGCAGACGATACTTATTGTCTCCCACGATACCGAAGCCGCCGCATATGCAGACAGGATTGTCCATATGAGGGATGGCATGATTGAGAAGATTGAAGTGAAGGATAAGTATTACAAAAAATTTGGTTTGAAGGAGTGTGCTTCAAATGCATAG
- a CDS encoding rhamnulokinase, with translation MINILAFDYGASSGRAILGSFDGEKLTLKEIHRFSNDPVMVGDSLYWDILRLYHELKQGILAGYKETGGNIDSIGIDTWGVDFGLLDKNDVLLGNPFHYRDSRTDGMIDEALKVVSRERIYNDTGIAFQKFNTLYQLLAMVKNRSTLLENAETLLFIPDLLAFFLTGNKTCEYTIASTSQMLQAGRATWAYDLLNDLGIPVEILPDITDPCTCVGTLRQSVREELGVKDIPVIAVASHDTASAVISAPLENANDAYISSGTWSLLGTEREKPVINEKTLNLNYTNEGGINRTVRLLVNIMGLWVYQECRRAWRKQGIEISYDEMDALAEGAKPFQAFIDVDYQTFYSPGNMPEKVIDYCKKTGQDVPSDKGSIVRIVMESLAMKYRSAVEGLEEITGSKVPVLHIVGGGCKNKMLSQYTADVLNRPVTAGPVEATAIGNIMSQLIALKEVKDLNEAREIVKRSFPTEVYRPENADAWDEAYRRYKEIIKKI, from the coding sequence GTGATAAACATCCTTGCTTTTGACTATGGTGCCAGCAGCGGAAGAGCCATTCTGGGCAGCTTTGACGGAGAAAAGCTCACCCTTAAGGAAATACACCGCTTTTCAAATGATCCCGTTATGGTGGGTGACAGTTTATATTGGGATATATTAAGACTTTATCATGAATTAAAACAGGGAATACTGGCAGGATACAAGGAAACGGGCGGAAATATTGACAGTATAGGAATAGATACGTGGGGCGTGGATTTCGGTCTTCTGGACAAAAACGACGTTTTGCTGGGTAATCCTTTTCATTACCGGGATTCCCGTACCGACGGGATGATAGACGAAGCTTTGAAGGTTGTCAGCCGTGAAAGAATATATAATGATACAGGCATCGCTTTTCAGAAATTTAACACGTTATACCAGCTTCTCGCAATGGTGAAAAACAGGTCCACACTTCTTGAAAATGCCGAAACTTTACTTTTTATACCCGATCTTCTGGCATTTTTCCTTACCGGGAACAAGACATGCGAATATACCATTGCCTCGACTTCCCAGATGCTTCAGGCAGGCAGGGCCACTTGGGCTTATGATTTGCTTAATGATCTTGGAATTCCCGTGGAAATTTTGCCGGATATAACAGATCCGTGCACCTGTGTGGGAACTCTCAGACAGTCTGTACGGGAAGAGCTGGGAGTGAAGGATATACCCGTAATAGCCGTCGCAAGCCATGACACTGCTTCTGCCGTTATTTCGGCTCCGCTGGAAAACGCAAATGACGCATATATCAGCAGCGGCACGTGGTCATTGCTCGGCACCGAAAGGGAAAAGCCCGTTATAAATGAAAAGACATTGAATCTGAATTATACCAATGAAGGCGGTATTAACAGAACTGTTCGCCTTCTTGTAAACATCATGGGTTTATGGGTATACCAGGAATGCAGAAGGGCATGGAGAAAACAGGGAATTGAGATAAGCTACGATGAAATGGATGCTCTCGCTGAAGGAGCAAAACCGTTCCAGGCGTTTATAGACGTGGATTATCAAACATTCTACAGTCCGGGGAATATGCCCGAAAAAGTTATTGACTACTGTAAAAAGACGGGGCAGGACGTGCCTTCGGACAAAGGCAGCATTGTGCGTATTGTCATGGAAAGTCTTGCCATGAAGTACAGAAGTGCGGTGGAAGGCCTGGAAGAGATAACGGGAAGCAAGGTTCCCGTTCTTCATATCGTAGGCGGAGGCTGCAAGAATAAAATGCTCAGTCAGTACACCGCAGATGTGTTGAACCGCCCCGTAACCGCAGGACCTGTCGAGGCAACCGCCATAGGAAATATTATGTCCCAGCTGATTGCGTTGAAAGAGGTCAAGGACTTGAATGAGGCAAGGGAAATAGTAAAACGCTCATTCCCGACCGAAGTCTACCGGCCTGAGAATGCAGATGCATGGGATGAAGCATACAGGAGATACAAAGAGATTATTAAAAAAATATAA
- a CDS encoding PHP domain-containing protein yields MQELNDKLNHPDKNTRLEALKELYRLYLEGKITKDAVDFEYVNNHIHTTYSFSPYSPAKALWMAFKSGLQTAGIMDHDSVGGVFEFIEAGKILNMATTVGMELRIDMSGTSLKDKRINNPDQKGIAYVAMHGIPHTQLGRVESFIKPYQEARNIRNRAMVENINGIMNKYGISLDFDKDIVPVSMAHDGGTITERHLLYALSEKITAMTGKGTKTVNFIRNDLQIPLSPKLEAYLSDEGNPFYEYDLLGVLKSHMVEKFYIPATSECPPVEAFIEICKETGAIPAYAYLGDVGDSVTGDKKSQKFEDDYIDLLFEELKRLGFKAVTYMPSRNTKEQLRKVKALCEEYEMFQISGEDINTPRQKFICEALKDPEFKNLTDATWALIGHEIAATEDLRRAMFSEESDKIFMDLDERIQYYKNIATKTWRRERV; encoded by the coding sequence ATGCAGGAATTGAATGACAAGCTGAATCATCCTGACAAGAATACAAGGCTTGAGGCCCTGAAGGAACTGTACAGGCTCTATCTTGAAGGCAAAATTACGAAAGATGCGGTGGATTTTGAATATGTGAACAATCACATTCATACCACCTATTCGTTTTCGCCCTATTCTCCCGCAAAAGCGTTATGGATGGCTTTTAAATCAGGCCTTCAGACCGCAGGTATCATGGATCATGACTCGGTCGGCGGCGTTTTTGAGTTTATAGAAGCCGGAAAAATATTGAACATGGCAACAACGGTTGGGATGGAACTGAGGATTGACATGTCCGGAACAAGTCTGAAAGACAAAAGGATTAATAATCCGGACCAGAAGGGGATTGCCTATGTGGCGATGCATGGCATTCCCCATACCCAGCTGGGCAGGGTTGAAAGCTTCATAAAGCCATACCAGGAGGCGCGTAACATCCGCAACAGGGCGATGGTGGAAAATATAAACGGTATCATGAACAAATATGGAATTTCACTGGACTTTGACAAGGATATCGTGCCCGTTTCAATGGCTCATGACGGTGGAACAATAACCGAAAGGCATCTTTTGTACGCGCTGTCCGAAAAAATTACGGCAATGACGGGTAAGGGCACGAAAACCGTGAATTTTATCAGGAATGACCTGCAGATTCCTCTGTCGCCGAAACTTGAAGCCTATCTTTCCGATGAAGGCAATCCTTTTTACGAATATGACCTGCTTGGCGTTTTGAAAAGCCATATGGTGGAAAAGTTTTACATTCCTGCGACGTCTGAATGCCCGCCGGTTGAAGCCTTTATTGAGATATGCAAAGAGACGGGGGCGATTCCTGCTTATGCATATCTCGGAGATGTGGGTGATTCGGTGACGGGTGACAAGAAATCGCAGAAGTTTGAAGATGATTACATAGATTTACTGTTTGAGGAATTAAAACGCCTTGGTTTTAAAGCGGTCACATATATGCCTTCAAGAAACACAAAAGAGCAGCTCAGAAAAGTAAAAGCATTGTGCGAAGAATACGAAATGTTCCAGATAAGCGGTGAAGACATCAATACGCCAAGGCAGAAATTTATCTGCGAAGCACTGAAAGATCCCGAATTTAAGAACCTTACCGACGCCACATGGGCGTTGATAGGGCATGAGATTGCGGCTACCGAAGACCTCCGCAGAGCAATGTTTTCAGAAGAGTCTGATAAGATATTTATGGACTTGGACGAACGGATACAGTATTATAAAAATATAGCCACTAAGACATGGAGGAGGGAACGGGTGTGA
- a CDS encoding alpha-ketoacid dehydrogenase subunit alpha/beta, protein MPKSQFIDPAEMRKPGKITFRDIPVNQYNKTIEEEKENFTTEDFLRIYRDMAIIREFETMMNEIKTKGEYNGIQYNHPGPAHLSIGQEAAAVGQAYLLDVDDYIFGSHRSHGEILAKGLSAIQKLPDEELMKIMKNFRNGLILKIVEKHSAAESVKELAIDFLVYGAMAEIFARETGFQAGLGGSMHAFFTPFGIYPNNAIVGGSADIAVGAALYKKVNRKKGIVIANIGDGAMGCGPVWEALCLAAMDQYKKLWEGEYKGGLPFILNVFNNHYGMGGQTRGETMGFDMLARIGAGVNPEQMHAERVDGYNPLAIIDAIRRKKKILLEDKDGPVLLDTVTYRYSGHSPSDASSYRTKEEIEAWMAQDPLITFRKQLVEANVAPDETFDEIWDYSRKLITRILKLATDDSVSPRMDLRKDPDAIGRLMFSNQRVEKMEDRKCEVLIPKEENPQWKRVQQKERFGLDKDGKPVSKNRVLQLRDALFEALIDKFYTDPTLIAYGEENRDWGGAFAVYRGLTESLPYHRLFNSPISEGAIVGSAVGYALSGGRVVVELMYADFMGRAGDEIFNQLAKWQAMSAGQLKMPVVLRISVGSKYGAQHSQDWSSLISHIPGLKCVFPATPYDAKGLLNSALSGTDPVIFFESQRIYDVGELFHKEGVPRDYYEIPIGEPDIKKEGKDITILTIGATLYRAMEAAKILEEKYGLSAEIIDARSIVPFNYEKVIESVKKTGRILLTSDACERGSFLKEMAQTITELAFDYLDAPPVVVGSRNWITPAHELEEFFFPQPEWMIDAIHEKILPLPGHVPSTNFTKQEMLRLKRLGI, encoded by the coding sequence ATGCCTAAGTCACAGTTTATTGATCCCGCTGAAATGAGAAAACCGGGAAAAATTACCTTCAGGGATATTCCTGTAAACCAATACAACAAAACCATTGAGGAGGAAAAGGAGAATTTTACCACCGAAGATTTTCTCAGAATTTACAGGGATATGGCGATAATCCGTGAGTTTGAAACAATGATGAATGAAATAAAAACCAAGGGTGAATACAACGGGATACAGTATAATCATCCCGGACCTGCCCATCTTTCCATAGGACAGGAGGCTGCCGCCGTCGGTCAGGCTTACCTTCTGGACGTGGATGATTATATTTTCGGATCTCACAGAAGCCACGGCGAGATACTGGCTAAGGGCCTGTCTGCCATTCAAAAGCTTCCTGACGAGGAGCTTATGAAAATAATGAAAAACTTCCGCAACGGTTTAATTCTTAAGATTGTTGAGAAGCACAGCGCCGCGGAAAGTGTCAAGGAACTGGCAATAGATTTTCTTGTATACGGCGCAATGGCGGAGATATTCGCCAGGGAGACAGGTTTCCAGGCCGGTCTCGGCGGTTCGATGCATGCGTTCTTCACGCCTTTCGGAATTTATCCGAACAACGCGATTGTCGGAGGTTCCGCGGACATTGCCGTCGGGGCTGCGCTGTACAAGAAAGTTAACAGGAAAAAGGGAATTGTTATAGCAAACATCGGCGACGGAGCAATGGGTTGCGGGCCGGTGTGGGAAGCCTTATGCCTGGCGGCGATGGACCAGTATAAGAAGTTGTGGGAAGGTGAATACAAAGGAGGACTCCCGTTTATCCTGAATGTTTTCAATAACCATTACGGAATGGGAGGACAAACAAGAGGAGAGACGATGGGCTTTGACATGCTTGCCCGCATCGGCGCAGGCGTGAATCCCGAACAGATGCATGCGGAAAGGGTGGACGGCTATAATCCGCTGGCTATTATAGACGCCATCAGAAGGAAGAAAAAGATACTCCTTGAGGACAAGGACGGGCCGGTGCTTCTTGACACTGTAACATATCGTTATTCAGGTCATTCACCGTCAGACGCGTCGAGCTACAGGACAAAGGAAGAAATAGAGGCATGGATGGCTCAGGATCCCCTGATAACGTTCCGCAAACAGCTTGTTGAGGCGAATGTAGCTCCTGATGAAACTTTTGATGAAATATGGGATTACTCCAGAAAACTGATAACAAGGATACTGAAACTTGCCACAGATGATTCGGTGTCACCGAGGATGGATTTGAGAAAGGATCCCGACGCGATCGGCAGGCTGATGTTTTCCAATCAGCGGGTTGAGAAAATGGAAGACAGGAAATGTGAAGTGCTGATACCGAAGGAAGAAAACCCGCAGTGGAAAAGAGTTCAGCAGAAGGAACGTTTCGGCCTTGACAAGGACGGCAAGCCTGTATCGAAAAACAGGGTACTGCAGCTGAGGGATGCCTTGTTTGAAGCATTAATAGACAAATTTTATACCGATCCCACATTAATAGCCTACGGCGAAGAAAACAGAGATTGGGGCGGTGCATTTGCCGTATACCGCGGTCTGACCGAATCTTTGCCGTATCATCGACTGTTCAACTCCCCGATATCTGAAGGCGCAATTGTGGGTTCAGCGGTTGGATATGCGTTAAGCGGCGGCCGCGTCGTTGTGGAACTTATGTATGCCGACTTTATGGGGCGTGCGGGAGATGAAATATTCAACCAGCTTGCAAAATGGCAGGCAATGAGCGCGGGACAACTGAAAATGCCTGTTGTTCTCCGTATTTCTGTCGGGTCAAAATACGGGGCTCAGCATTCCCAGGACTGGTCATCCCTGATCTCCCATATACCGGGGCTGAAGTGTGTGTTCCCTGCAACACCGTATGATGCGAAGGGATTGCTGAACAGCGCCCTGTCGGGTACCGATCCCGTTATTTTCTTTGAAAGCCAGAGAATCTATGATGTCGGCGAATTGTTCCATAAAGAAGGAGTACCGCGGGATTATTATGAAATCCCGATAGGGGAACCGGATATAAAGAAAGAAGGCAAGGATATAACAATCCTTACTATAGGCGCCACATTGTACCGTGCAATGGAAGCCGCAAAAATACTTGAAGAAAAATACGGCCTGTCGGCTGAAATCATCGACGCACGGAGCATTGTTCCGTTTAATTACGAGAAAGTCATTGAGTCGGTTAAAAAGACAGGAAGGATATTGCTCACAAGCGACGCCTGTGAAAGAGGCTCTTTCCTTAAGGAGATGGCACAGACCATTACCGAGCTGGCATTTGACTATCTTGATGCGCCTCCTGTTGTAGTTGGTTCAAGGAACTGGATAACCCCGGCGCATGAACTGGAAGAATTCTTCTTCCCGCAGCCTGAATGGATGATAGACGCCATTCATGAAAAAATTCTTCCGCTGCCCGGACATGTTCCTTCGACTAATTTTACGAAACAGGAAATGTTAAGGCTTAAAAGGCTTGGAATTTAA
- the srlD gene encoding sorbitol-6-phosphate dehydrogenase, producing the protein MCRMLDGKVAIVTGAAQGLGEALARRLDREGCKVVVADINYEKAKEVADSLSDAVAVKVDVTNEEEVEAMVRKAVDTYGTLDILVANAGIVIAMPITEFPYDKWKKVIDVNLNGYFLCARAAARVMIPQRRGVIIQINSKSGKKGSYRNAAYASSKFGGIGLTQSLALELAEYGIRVNAICPGNLLDSPLWVNSLYKQYAKNQGITEEEVRQKYLNQVPLKRACTYDDVANVMVFLASDQASYMTGQAINVTGGQEMR; encoded by the coding sequence ATGTGCAGAATGCTTGACGGAAAAGTGGCAATAGTTACCGGAGCTGCCCAGGGCCTTGGTGAAGCACTGGCAAGAAGGCTTGATAGGGAAGGCTGCAAGGTGGTCGTTGCGGATATAAATTATGAAAAGGCAAAGGAAGTTGCGGATTCATTGTCCGATGCGGTTGCGGTTAAGGTTGACGTTACAAATGAGGAAGAAGTGGAGGCAATGGTCCGGAAAGCCGTTGATACCTACGGTACACTGGACATACTTGTCGCAAACGCCGGAATAGTAATAGCGATGCCCATCACGGAGTTTCCGTATGATAAGTGGAAAAAGGTCATAGATGTAAACCTTAACGGATATTTCCTGTGTGCCCGTGCTGCCGCCAGAGTAATGATACCGCAAAGAAGAGGGGTAATAATTCAGATTAACAGCAAATCGGGAAAGAAAGGCTCATACAGGAACGCAGCCTATGCTTCAAGCAAATTCGGAGGAATCGGGCTCACCCAGAGTCTTGCGCTCGAACTGGCCGAATACGGCATCCGTGTAAATGCCATTTGCCCCGGAAACCTTTTGGATTCACCGCTTTGGGTAAACAGCCTGTATAAACAGTACGCGAAGAACCAGGGAATTACCGAGGAGGAAGTAAGGCAGAAATATCTGAATCAGGTGCCTTTAAAGCGGGCATGTACTTATGACGACGTGGCAAATGTCATGGTATTTCTGGCATCCGACCAGGCAAGCTATATGACAGGCCAGGCGATAAACGTAACCGGTGGTCAGGAAATGAGGTAA